The following are encoded in a window of Mycobacterium sp. ELW1 genomic DNA:
- a CDS encoding NAD(P)/FAD-dependent oxidoreductase, which translates to MTEQPGVDDCDVLVFGAGLAGLRCAVVLAERGYEVAVWEAGDRVGGRIRTDIVDGFRCDRGFQVLNPAYPALHRAVPVGDLRLQPFDAGVVVRRDHDRVKWVHPLRQPREVPRMLIRGGLSPRQVAALLRWAAPALRPGTLTAAHHDTNLRDALDHHGVDGITRRVLDRFLAGVLLDDTGSTSNAFALLLTRMFALGVPGLPADGMQALPELLASPIRDRIHLQHRVTRISRAGADWTVTDGDVTVRAREVVVAADAPASSVLTGAPPPAMKGVVTDWWAVDDLPPTPAMLSVDGRAEPPGPVVNTAVISAAAPTYSPPGRHLIAASALIGPQRSTPPEAVLRQHAADILGLDAAAWTLVARHEIPDALPAQPAPLVVRRPVRSPDGLWLCGDHRDTASIQGALVSGRRVAEAIMARRSGATS; encoded by the coding sequence ATGACTGAGCAGCCCGGGGTCGACGACTGCGACGTTCTGGTGTTCGGCGCGGGCCTCGCCGGGTTGCGATGCGCGGTTGTGCTGGCCGAACGCGGGTACGAGGTGGCGGTATGGGAGGCCGGGGACCGGGTGGGCGGCCGCATCCGTACCGACATTGTCGACGGCTTTCGCTGCGACCGCGGCTTCCAGGTGCTCAATCCCGCCTATCCGGCGCTGCATCGAGCGGTGCCGGTCGGCGACCTGAGACTGCAGCCGTTCGACGCAGGCGTTGTCGTCCGCCGCGACCACGACCGCGTGAAGTGGGTGCATCCGCTGCGCCAGCCACGGGAAGTCCCGCGCATGCTGATCCGCGGCGGCCTGTCGCCGCGCCAGGTGGCGGCCCTGCTTCGATGGGCTGCTCCTGCCCTGCGGCCGGGAACCCTGACGGCGGCGCACCACGACACAAATCTCCGGGACGCCCTTGATCACCACGGCGTCGACGGCATCACCCGCCGCGTGCTCGACCGCTTCCTGGCGGGAGTGCTCCTCGACGACACCGGCTCCACATCCAACGCCTTCGCCCTCCTGCTGACGCGCATGTTCGCGCTCGGCGTTCCGGGCCTGCCGGCCGACGGCATGCAAGCGTTACCCGAGTTGCTCGCCAGCCCGATCCGGGACCGGATTCACCTGCAACACAGGGTGACTCGAATCTCACGCGCCGGAGCCGACTGGACGGTCACCGACGGTGACGTGACGGTACGCGCCCGAGAGGTGGTCGTCGCCGCCGATGCACCCGCCAGCAGCGTGCTGACGGGTGCACCCCCACCGGCGATGAAGGGAGTCGTGACCGACTGGTGGGCCGTCGACGACCTGCCGCCCACGCCAGCAATGCTGAGTGTCGATGGCCGGGCCGAGCCGCCGGGACCGGTTGTCAACACCGCGGTGATCAGCGCGGCAGCTCCGACCTATTCGCCGCCGGGTCGCCACCTCATCGCCGCATCGGCGCTCATCGGGCCGCAGCGCAGTACCCCGCCGGAAGCAGTGCTGCGCCAGCATGCCGCCGACATACTCGGTCTGGACGCGGCGGCGTGGACATTGGTTGCCCGGCACGAGATTCCGGATGCGTTGCCCGCCCAGCCCGCGCCCCTGGTGGTCAGGCGTCCCGTGCGCAGCCCGGACGGACTGTGGTTGTGCGGTGACCATCGAGACACCGCGTCGATCCAGGGTGCGCTGGTCAGTGGGCGCAGAGTCGCCGAGGCGATCATGGCGCGCCGAAGCGGGGCCACGAGCTGA
- a CDS encoding MarR family transcriptional regulator, producing the protein MPAPRLDEQLCFALYSASRAVTAAYRPMLDELDLTYPQYLVLLVLWEEEPCTVSHLGDRLHLDSGTLSPLLKRLESAGFVRRQRSTTDERRVEITLTDKGRALEERAACIPDRLLGSNDSAAADLAALREALHLITADLHARTTN; encoded by the coding sequence ATGCCCGCTCCGCGTCTCGACGAACAACTGTGCTTCGCGCTGTACTCGGCGTCGCGCGCGGTCACTGCCGCCTACCGCCCGATGCTGGATGAACTCGACCTGACCTATCCGCAATATCTGGTGCTGCTGGTGCTCTGGGAAGAGGAGCCGTGCACGGTGAGCCATCTCGGCGACCGGCTCCATCTCGATTCGGGCACCCTGTCGCCGCTGCTCAAACGTCTCGAATCGGCCGGCTTCGTGCGTCGGCAGCGCAGCACGACCGACGAGCGGCGCGTCGAGATCACCTTGACAGACAAGGGGCGCGCCCTCGAAGAGCGGGCGGCCTGCATTCCCGACCGGCTGTTGGGCTCCAACGATTCGGCCGCCGCGGATCTCGCGGCGTTGCGCGAGGCGCTGCACCTGATCACCGCGGACCTGCACGCCCGCACCACCAACTGA
- a CDS encoding toprim domain-containing protein, with protein MSYTAADITELDDVQHTRLRPAVNLGLDVLNTALRELIDNAVEEVADPSHGGSRVTITLHADGSVSVADDGRGLPVDTDPTTGKNGIVKTLGTARAGGKFSAHTDATSTGAGLNGIGAAAAVFISARTDVSVRRAGKTYLQSFGRGYPGVFEGTDFDPDAPFTRSDTQKLRGTSNRKPDAQGTEVRILFDSAVVPDSRVDIGEVLLRAHAAARMSPGVHLIVVDEGWPGEEIPPALLAPFDGPWGTDTLLDLMCTAAGTPAPAVRAVVEGRGEYTTSRGPTPFRWSLTAGPAEPATVAAFCNTVRTPGGGSHLTAAMKGVSEALADRASRIRDLGLAKGEEGPEPQDFAAVTALAVDTRAPDVSWDSQAKTAVSSRSLNLAMAPDVARSVTVWAANPANGDAVSLWTKLALEFARARRSAEGAKARSRAASKAKGLGTNLSLPPKLLPSRETGRGSGAELFLCEGDSALGTIKAARDATFQAAFPLKGKPPNVYGFALSKARAKDEFDSIERILGCGVRDNCDPEQCRYDRILFASDADPDGGNINSSLISMFLDFYRPLVEAGMVYVTLPPLFVVKNGDERIYCQDESERDAAVAKLKDTSRKRVEVQRNKGLGEMDADDFWNTVLDPARRTVIRVHLDDDEKKLHHTLFGGPPEGRRTWMADVAARVDTSALDLD; from the coding sequence GTGAGCTACACCGCCGCTGACATCACCGAGCTCGACGATGTCCAGCACACACGCCTTCGGCCGGCGGTCAACCTCGGTCTGGACGTTCTGAACACCGCTCTGCGCGAGCTGATCGACAACGCGGTGGAAGAGGTGGCTGATCCCAGCCACGGCGGGTCCCGGGTCACCATCACGCTGCACGCCGACGGATCGGTCAGTGTTGCCGACGACGGGCGCGGGCTGCCCGTCGACACCGACCCGACGACCGGAAAGAACGGCATCGTCAAGACGCTGGGCACCGCGCGGGCCGGTGGAAAGTTCTCCGCGCACACCGACGCCACCAGCACCGGAGCCGGCCTGAACGGAATCGGCGCGGCCGCAGCCGTCTTCATCTCCGCGCGCACCGACGTCTCGGTACGCCGGGCCGGAAAGACCTACCTGCAGAGCTTCGGCAGGGGCTATCCCGGCGTTTTCGAGGGAACAGACTTCGACCCGGATGCGCCGTTCACCCGTTCCGACACACAGAAACTTCGCGGCACCAGCAACCGAAAGCCCGACGCCCAGGGCACCGAGGTGCGCATCCTGTTCGATTCGGCCGTCGTGCCCGATTCCCGCGTTGACATCGGCGAGGTGCTGCTGCGCGCGCACGCGGCGGCGCGGATGTCGCCCGGTGTGCACTTGATCGTCGTCGACGAAGGGTGGCCCGGCGAGGAGATCCCGCCGGCCCTGCTGGCGCCGTTCGACGGTCCCTGGGGTACCGACACCTTGCTCGACCTCATGTGTACCGCCGCTGGCACTCCGGCACCCGCCGTGCGGGCCGTCGTGGAGGGCCGGGGCGAATACACCACCAGCCGTGGCCCGACACCGTTCCGGTGGTCGCTGACGGCGGGCCCTGCCGAGCCCGCGACAGTGGCGGCGTTCTGCAACACCGTGCGCACCCCGGGTGGCGGGTCGCACCTGACGGCGGCGATGAAGGGAGTGTCCGAGGCGCTGGCCGACCGCGCATCCCGGATCCGCGATCTGGGCCTGGCCAAGGGCGAAGAAGGCCCGGAGCCACAGGATTTCGCGGCGGTCACCGCACTGGCCGTCGACACCCGCGCCCCCGACGTGTCATGGGACTCCCAGGCCAAGACGGCGGTGTCGTCTCGGTCGCTGAACCTGGCGATGGCCCCGGACGTGGCGCGCAGTGTCACGGTCTGGGCGGCCAACCCGGCCAACGGCGACGCGGTGTCGCTGTGGACGAAGCTGGCTCTCGAATTCGCCAGGGCGCGGCGCAGTGCCGAAGGCGCCAAAGCCCGATCCCGTGCGGCATCGAAAGCCAAGGGCCTGGGCACGAATCTGTCGCTGCCCCCGAAGCTGCTGCCCAGCAGGGAAACCGGGCGCGGCTCCGGCGCGGAGCTGTTCCTGTGCGAGGGCGACTCGGCGCTCGGCACCATCAAAGCCGCACGTGACGCGACATTCCAGGCCGCTTTCCCACTGAAAGGCAAGCCGCCCAACGTCTACGGGTTCGCTCTGAGCAAGGCCCGGGCCAAGGACGAGTTCGACTCCATCGAACGCATCCTGGGATGCGGGGTTCGGGACAACTGCGACCCCGAGCAATGCCGCTATGACCGGATCCTGTTCGCCTCCGACGCCGACCCCGATGGCGGCAACATCAACTCGAGCCTGATCTCGATGTTCCTGGACTTCTATCGCCCGCTCGTCGAGGCCGGAATGGTCTACGTGACGCTGCCGCCACTGTTCGTGGTCAAAAACGGCGACGAGCGGATCTACTGCCAGGACGAATCCGAGCGCGATGCCGCTGTCGCGAAGTTGAAGGACACCTCCAGGAAGCGGGTGGAGGTGCAGCGCAACAAGGGTCTCGGCGAGATGGACGCCGACGACTTCTGGAACACCGTGCTGGATCCTGCGCGGCGCACAGTGATTCGGGTCCACCTCGATGACGACGAGAAGAAGCTGCACCATACGTTGTTCGGCGGACCGCCCGAGGGACGGCGCACGTGGATGGCCGATGTGGCCGCCCGTGTCGACACCTCCGCGCTGGACCTCGACTAG
- a CDS encoding DNA gyrase subunit A has translation MTATLDIPEQNADLVLDQSADEYWNHYQLTFALYSVSDRAIPSAFDGLKPGQRRLLYQMHDSRLLPGNKPQKSSKVCSAVTGNLHPHGGASMYGAAALMAAEFQRVKVIDGQGAFPRIQGDIPAADRYTEMRLSAPGAALTAELDDHAVPMVATFDGEWIEPTMLPAQWPVLLCNGAVGIAEGWATKVPAHNPREIMAACRALLKTPNMTDDRLVKLIPGPDWGCGATVVGTAGLREYITTGRGAFTVRGTISVDGKNCVITELPPGVASNTVQERIRALVESGEMSGVADMSDLTDRRNGLRIVVTAKRGHSAEDIREQLLALTPLESTFAASLVALDENRVPRWWSVRELISAFLHLRDSVVLHRSEYRLEKVTARRHLVAGLMTIHLDIDAAVAVIRGSDTVDEARQGLQERFSIDAVQADYVLALQLRRLTKLDVIELRAEAEKLDAEFAALTELVSDPDARRKVIDSELVETAKLFKGPEFDRRTVLDAEATPVTSTADDDSPRERKMNTAWRLDDRGVFSDSHGELLTSGLGWAVWTDGRVKFTTGNGLPYKTRDIPVAPDITGLLCSGVLPSGYHLALVTRRGKVLRIDPAAVNPQGAAGNGVAGIKLAGDGDQVIAALPVSCGNGEAILSTSEKSWKVTEVADIPVKGRGGAGVGFHPFVKGEDALLSASISATGYVRGKRAVRAESRAKASIKGSGTDVTPAD, from the coding sequence GTGACCGCCACCCTGGACATTCCAGAGCAGAACGCCGACCTGGTGCTCGACCAGAGTGCCGACGAGTACTGGAACCACTACCAGTTGACGTTCGCTCTCTACAGCGTCAGCGACCGCGCCATCCCGTCGGCGTTCGACGGGCTCAAGCCGGGCCAGCGACGTCTGCTCTACCAGATGCACGACTCGAGGCTGCTGCCCGGCAACAAGCCGCAGAAGTCCTCGAAGGTGTGCTCGGCGGTCACCGGAAACCTGCATCCCCACGGCGGTGCGTCGATGTACGGCGCCGCGGCGCTGATGGCGGCCGAGTTCCAGCGCGTGAAAGTCATTGACGGACAAGGCGCGTTCCCCCGCATTCAGGGCGACATCCCCGCCGCCGACCGCTACACCGAGATGCGGTTGTCGGCGCCCGGTGCGGCGCTGACCGCAGAACTCGACGACCACGCGGTGCCGATGGTGGCGACGTTCGACGGCGAATGGATCGAGCCGACGATGCTGCCCGCCCAGTGGCCGGTGCTGCTGTGCAACGGCGCGGTCGGCATCGCCGAAGGGTGGGCCACGAAGGTGCCCGCGCACAATCCCCGCGAGATCATGGCCGCCTGCCGTGCATTGTTGAAGACACCGAACATGACTGACGACAGGCTGGTCAAACTCATCCCCGGACCTGACTGGGGATGCGGCGCGACCGTCGTCGGCACCGCCGGACTGCGCGAGTACATCACCACCGGCCGGGGCGCGTTCACGGTGCGCGGCACGATCAGCGTGGACGGCAAGAACTGCGTCATCACCGAACTTCCGCCCGGTGTCGCGAGTAACACTGTGCAGGAACGGATCCGGGCCCTGGTCGAGTCGGGCGAGATGTCCGGGGTGGCCGACATGTCGGACCTGACCGATCGCCGTAACGGGCTGCGCATCGTGGTCACCGCCAAGCGCGGCCACAGTGCCGAGGACATTCGCGAACAGCTGCTGGCCCTGACCCCACTGGAGTCGACATTCGCCGCCAGCCTGGTCGCCCTCGACGAGAACCGGGTGCCGCGCTGGTGGTCGGTGCGTGAACTGATATCCGCCTTCCTGCATCTACGTGACTCGGTGGTACTGCACCGCAGCGAGTACCGGCTGGAGAAGGTGACCGCGCGCCGGCACCTGGTCGCCGGCCTGATGACGATCCACCTGGACATCGACGCCGCCGTCGCGGTCATTCGCGGCTCCGACACCGTCGACGAGGCGCGCCAGGGACTTCAGGAGCGGTTCTCGATCGACGCTGTCCAAGCGGATTACGTTCTGGCCCTGCAACTTCGCCGCCTCACCAAGCTCGACGTCATCGAGCTGCGTGCCGAAGCGGAGAAGCTCGATGCCGAGTTCGCGGCGCTGACCGAGCTGGTGTCGGATCCCGACGCCCGCCGCAAGGTCATCGATTCCGAACTCGTCGAGACCGCGAAGCTGTTCAAGGGCCCGGAGTTCGACCGTCGTACCGTCCTCGATGCCGAGGCCACCCCGGTGACCTCGACCGCAGACGACGACAGTCCTCGCGAGCGAAAGATGAATACCGCCTGGCGATTGGACGATCGTGGGGTCTTCTCCGACAGTCACGGGGAGCTGCTCACCTCCGGCCTCGGCTGGGCGGTGTGGACCGACGGGCGGGTGAAATTCACCACCGGCAACGGTCTGCCCTACAAGACCCGCGACATTCCGGTGGCACCGGACATCACCGGGCTGCTGTGCTCGGGCGTGCTCCCGTCGGGCTACCACCTGGCGCTGGTGACCCGGCGAGGAAAGGTGCTGCGGATCGACCCGGCCGCGGTGAATCCGCAGGGCGCCGCGGGCAACGGTGTGGCCGGGATCAAGCTGGCCGGCGACGGCGACCAGGTGATCGCCGCCTTGCCGGTGTCGTGCGGTAACGGCGAAGCCATTCTGTCGACATCGGAAAAGAGTTGGAAGGTAACTGAAGTCGCTGACATCCCGGTGAAGGGCCGAGGCGGAGCCGGCGTCGGTTTCCATCCATTCGTGAAGGGCGAGGACGCCCTGCTGTCGGCGTCGATCTCGGCGACCGGGTACGTGCGGGGCAAGCGAGCGGTGCGTGCGGAGAGTCGCGCGAAGGCGTCGATCAAGGGATCCGGGACCGACGTGACACCGGCGGACTAA
- a CDS encoding TspO/MBR family protein has protein sequence MTSGIPTTTHSRHIPALVVSLVAVAAVAALGGLASASAASQYGRLVQPDWAPPPNVFGPVWTVLYALMAIAAWLVWRADPRFGNPAIILYAAQLVLNLVWSPLFFGLGWRGVALVDIVLLDVVLAATLALFWKANRTAAALLVPYFAWSLFATVLNSSVWSLNS, from the coding sequence ATGACCTCGGGGATCCCGACCACGACGCACTCACGGCATATCCCCGCGCTTGTCGTATCACTCGTCGCGGTCGCCGCGGTGGCGGCCCTGGGCGGGCTTGCCTCTGCCAGTGCCGCGAGCCAGTACGGACGGCTTGTACAACCCGATTGGGCGCCGCCGCCCAATGTTTTCGGACCGGTGTGGACCGTCTTGTACGCGCTGATGGCGATCGCCGCCTGGCTCGTGTGGCGGGCCGACCCCCGATTCGGTAACCCGGCGATCATCCTGTACGCCGCGCAACTGGTCCTGAATCTGGTCTGGTCACCGTTGTTCTTCGGCCTCGGCTGGCGTGGTGTGGCACTGGTGGACATCGTGCTGCTCGACGTGGTCCTGGCCGCGACCCTTGCGCTGTTCTGGAAAGCCAACCGCACGGCGGCCGCGCTGCTTGTCCCGTACTTCGCGTGGAGCCTCTTCGCAACGGTCCTGAACTCATCGGTGTGGTCGCTGAACAGCTGA
- the mmuM gene encoding homocysteine S-methyltransferase has translation MTTSGFTLPAEGVLIADGGLATELDARGHDLSDDLWSARLLAEAPEEIVAVHESFFRAGAHFATTASYQASFEGFAHRGIDRAAAERLLRLSIELARTARDSSAPAGWVAASVGPYGAMLAHGEEYVGRYGLSVAELAAWHRPRLEVLISADPDVLALETVPDSDEAEALVGLVHELKVPAWLSYTIAGDRTRAGQPLEEAFAVATDVPEIVAVGVNCSAPADILQAVATARRVTGKPVIVYPNSGEVWDGEKRVWVGSPGLDTDLATEWVEAGARITGGCCRVRPENIAAMAAAIGDFPST, from the coding sequence ATGACTACTTCGGGTTTCACCCTGCCCGCCGAGGGTGTGCTGATAGCCGACGGCGGCCTCGCGACCGAACTCGACGCCCGCGGCCACGACCTGTCCGACGACCTGTGGTCGGCGCGGTTGCTCGCCGAAGCTCCCGAGGAGATCGTCGCGGTGCACGAGTCGTTCTTCCGCGCCGGCGCTCACTTCGCGACAACCGCCAGCTACCAGGCGTCATTCGAAGGTTTCGCCCACCGCGGGATCGACCGCGCCGCCGCCGAACGGCTACTACGCCTCAGCATCGAACTCGCCCGGACCGCGCGCGACTCGTCAGCTCCCGCCGGATGGGTGGCGGCCTCGGTCGGGCCCTACGGCGCGATGCTCGCCCACGGCGAGGAATACGTCGGCCGCTACGGACTCAGTGTGGCCGAGCTGGCCGCCTGGCACCGGCCACGACTGGAGGTGCTCATCAGCGCCGATCCGGACGTGCTGGCGTTGGAGACGGTTCCCGACAGCGACGAAGCCGAAGCACTCGTGGGGTTGGTCCACGAACTCAAAGTTCCGGCCTGGCTGAGCTACACCATCGCCGGTGACCGGACCCGGGCCGGACAGCCGCTCGAGGAGGCGTTCGCCGTCGCCACCGACGTGCCCGAAATCGTCGCCGTCGGCGTCAACTGCAGCGCACCCGCCGACATCCTGCAAGCCGTGGCCACCGCGCGCCGGGTGACCGGCAAGCCGGTAATCGTCTATCCCAACAGCGGCGAGGTGTGGGACGGCGAGAAGCGCGTGTGGGTCGGATCGCCGGGTTTGGACACCGACCTGGCCACCGAGTGGGTGGAGGCCGGAGCCAGGATCACCGGCGGGTGCTGCCGAGTCCGCCCCGAAAACATCGCCGCGATGGCGGCCGCAATCGGTGACTTTCCCTCAACGTGA
- a CDS encoding PEP/pyruvate-binding domain-containing protein translates to MHTTTIEFADIIDDRFGGKALGLAELTRIGLSVPTGFVIANASLLPLPDPVTDRFAQMQATGACPVAVRSSATGEDGAEQSFAGQYDTVLGVDSLDAFAAAVRTCAASVGSERASSYSGHDAATGAVTMHVVVQQMVDARSAGVVFTADPTTGRRDLMVIDAIAGLGEALVDGSAVSDHLVLTSDGTQAVRDVGENPVLSDDEVAQIRAGALRASRHWGRPMDLEWAIDTTGQLRWLQARPITTLPGDLNEMDTPLAGPSHVYTRCNIGEMMPGAFCPLTASVSGYAIDYAMQTTQVVARAQDSYATPWLQVGYFYGHMFLNMTEGTALSSGILGNSLEQFSMSICGRVVDELEPKPPKPFIPKLINTIRLSSHALSAGPAIRRLGDQIAAYPIPTSRDAKHVLQQLEAGVELYCYVTLVHVRSSSRAAVGANILESYLVRNAVKNGLDEHEGQAEAARLMAGAADVESAMMVDELHAVVGKIAADDATAEQFLAATPSEAVIGLCGGSSRGGAALRQFLIRHGHRGYRELCMRDPAWAEDADGLGSMMQVMVQSARSSVGEQSRRTSADAPRSRTVRLLARLAQGGARGREETKSKMALMAHRLKLGYHHLGQVLADSGRLPDADLVFFFDRAELPLVVGDDDIADLVHRAQQRRDALPFQQALEFDDVSVGRPTPILARVQGALTDDQLTGRPASRGIAEGTVRVAKSIHDARDVQRGEILVAPVTDVGWTPYFTVIAALVTDIGSSVSHGAVVAREYGLPCVVNTLVGTQVLKTGDRVRVDGDKGLITRLP, encoded by the coding sequence ATGCACACCACCACGATCGAGTTCGCGGACATCATCGACGACCGGTTCGGCGGCAAAGCCCTGGGTCTGGCCGAGCTCACCCGGATCGGGCTTTCCGTCCCAACGGGTTTCGTCATCGCCAATGCCTCCCTGCTGCCCCTCCCGGACCCGGTGACGGACCGCTTCGCCCAGATGCAGGCGACGGGCGCCTGCCCGGTCGCCGTCAGGTCCTCGGCCACCGGAGAGGACGGCGCCGAGCAGTCGTTCGCCGGACAGTACGACACCGTCCTCGGGGTCGATTCGCTGGATGCGTTCGCCGCGGCCGTCCGCACATGTGCCGCCTCGGTCGGCTCCGAACGAGCGTCCTCCTATAGCGGCCACGATGCCGCCACCGGCGCGGTGACCATGCACGTTGTGGTCCAGCAGATGGTCGATGCACGTTCTGCCGGAGTGGTATTCACCGCGGACCCGACGACCGGCCGCCGGGATCTGATGGTCATTGACGCTATCGCCGGACTGGGTGAAGCACTCGTCGATGGATCTGCCGTCTCCGACCACCTCGTGCTGACCTCGGATGGCACCCAGGCCGTCCGCGACGTCGGGGAGAACCCCGTCCTGTCCGACGACGAGGTCGCGCAGATCCGCGCCGGTGCGCTGCGGGCATCCCGGCACTGGGGCCGGCCGATGGACCTGGAATGGGCGATCGACACCACCGGGCAGCTCAGATGGTTGCAGGCTCGGCCGATCACCACCCTGCCCGGGGACCTCAACGAAATGGACACCCCGCTGGCCGGCCCGTCCCACGTCTACACCCGATGCAACATCGGCGAGATGATGCCAGGGGCCTTCTGTCCGCTCACCGCGTCGGTATCGGGATACGCGATCGACTACGCCATGCAGACCACGCAGGTGGTGGCGCGGGCACAGGACAGCTACGCCACGCCCTGGCTTCAAGTCGGCTACTTCTACGGGCACATGTTCTTGAACATGACCGAAGGCACGGCACTGAGTTCGGGCATCCTCGGGAACTCGCTGGAGCAGTTCTCCATGTCGATCTGCGGGCGGGTGGTCGACGAACTCGAGCCCAAACCGCCAAAGCCGTTCATCCCCAAACTGATCAACACGATCCGGCTCAGCTCGCATGCGTTGTCCGCCGGTCCGGCTATCCGGCGGCTCGGCGACCAGATCGCCGCGTATCCGATTCCCACCAGTCGCGACGCCAAACACGTTCTGCAGCAACTGGAAGCGGGCGTCGAACTGTACTGCTACGTCACGCTGGTTCACGTGCGGTCGTCATCGCGAGCTGCGGTGGGCGCGAACATTCTGGAGAGCTACCTGGTGCGCAACGCCGTCAAGAACGGTCTCGATGAGCACGAGGGTCAAGCCGAGGCTGCTCGCCTGATGGCCGGTGCTGCCGACGTCGAGAGCGCCATGATGGTCGACGAGCTGCACGCGGTGGTGGGAAAGATCGCGGCCGACGACGCTACCGCCGAGCAGTTCCTGGCCGCGACGCCGTCGGAGGCGGTGATCGGCCTGTGTGGCGGGTCCAGCCGTGGGGGTGCGGCGTTGCGGCAGTTCCTGATTCGGCATGGCCACCGGGGATACCGCGAATTGTGCATGCGCGACCCCGCGTGGGCCGAGGACGCCGACGGACTCGGGTCGATGATGCAGGTCATGGTGCAGTCTGCCCGGAGTTCGGTTGGCGAGCAGTCACGGCGCACATCTGCCGATGCACCCCGGTCGCGGACAGTTCGGCTGCTGGCCCGCTTGGCTCAGGGCGGTGCCCGCGGGCGCGAGGAGACCAAGTCCAAGATGGCGCTGATGGCCCACCGCCTCAAGCTCGGATACCACCACCTGGGCCAGGTGCTGGCCGACTCCGGACGCCTTCCCGACGCGGACCTTGTCTTCTTCTTCGATCGGGCCGAGTTGCCATTGGTCGTCGGCGACGACGACATCGCCGACCTCGTGCACCGCGCGCAGCAGCGCCGCGATGCGTTGCCGTTTCAACAGGCACTGGAATTCGACGACGTGTCGGTGGGTCGGCCCACCCCTATCCTCGCGCGGGTTCAGGGTGCTCTCACCGACGATCAACTCACGGGGCGGCCGGCCAGCCGGGGAATCGCCGAAGGCACTGTGCGCGTGGCCAAGTCGATACACGATGCGCGCGATGTGCAGCGCGGCGAGATCCTCGTCGCACCGGTGACCGACGTCGGCTGGACACCGTACTTCACCGTGATCGCGGCCTTGGTCACCGACATCGGGAGCTCGGTGTCGCACGGCGCCGTCGTAGCGCGGGAGTACGGGCTACCGTGCGTGGTCAACACGTTGGTGGGTACCCAAGTGCTCAAGACCGGTGATCGAGTCAGAGTGGACGGCGACAAGGGGCTGATCACGCGGCTCCCGTAA
- a CDS encoding TIGR03617 family F420-dependent LLM class oxidoreductase, producing the protein MKVMTALFGPTDAVERAAVLREAGASGVFTFEGPREVFTPLVLASTVKGLDLMTNVAIAFPRNPIQLAHEANDLQEISEGRFILGLGTQIRAQIEKRYGAQFDRPVARIKEMVGALRAIFAAWNTGERLDFRGDFYRHTLMTPTFNPGPNPFGPPPIYLGALGPQMTRATAEVADGLLVMPFGSKRFLHEKTMPAVRAGLAAAGRDAADFAVVPEIIVSVGEDHTSTRMLLSFYGSTPAYRPVLEAHGWGDLQPELNAMSKQGRWQEMATLIDDEMLHTIAACGTPAEVAAHIRDRVVGVSDRICLYQPGPIDAGALAEIIDALG; encoded by the coding sequence GTGAAGGTCATGACAGCCCTGTTCGGCCCCACTGATGCGGTGGAGCGCGCGGCCGTGCTCCGCGAAGCCGGAGCGTCCGGGGTGTTCACCTTCGAGGGGCCGCGGGAGGTCTTCACACCCCTGGTGCTGGCATCGACGGTCAAGGGCCTGGACCTGATGACGAACGTCGCGATTGCGTTCCCCCGCAACCCGATTCAGCTCGCACATGAGGCAAATGACCTGCAGGAGATTTCGGAGGGCCGGTTCATCCTCGGCCTCGGCACCCAGATCCGCGCGCAGATCGAGAAACGCTACGGCGCCCAGTTCGATCGACCGGTGGCGCGGATCAAGGAGATGGTCGGTGCACTGCGGGCGATCTTCGCCGCGTGGAACACCGGTGAGCGCCTCGACTTCCGCGGTGACTTCTACCGGCACACCCTGATGACGCCGACGTTCAACCCGGGCCCCAATCCCTTTGGGCCGCCGCCGATCTACCTCGGCGCGCTCGGCCCGCAGATGACCCGCGCGACGGCCGAAGTGGCCGACGGTCTGCTGGTGATGCCGTTCGGGTCCAAGCGGTTCCTGCACGAGAAGACCATGCCGGCCGTCCGTGCCGGGTTGGCCGCTGCCGGCCGCGACGCCGCCGACTTCGCGGTGGTACCCGAGATCATCGTTTCGGTGGGCGAGGATCACACGTCGACGCGGATGCTGCTGTCGTTCTACGGATCCACCCCGGCGTACCGCCCGGTGCTGGAGGCGCACGGCTGGGGCGATCTGCAGCCGGAACTCAACGCCATGTCCAAGCAAGGCCGATGGCAGGAGATGGCGACCTTGATCGACGACGAGATGCTGCACACGATTGCCGCATGCGGAACTCCGGCCGAGGTGGCCGCACACATCCGCGATCGTGTCGTCGGTGTTTCGGACCGGATCTGCCTGTATCAACCCGGACCCATCGATGCCGGGGCGCTTGCCGAGATCATCGACGCGTTGGGCTGA